Proteins encoded within one genomic window of Cytophagales bacterium:
- a CDS encoding NAD(P)-dependent oxidoreductase yields MTKRVLIIDRMHESILEMLQNKGAEADYQPEIKREKILERVKGAYGLVVRSKTAIDRELIDAADSLRFVARAGAGLEKMDTDYLEEKEIAWVNAPEGNRDALGEHNVGVLLALLHRLHLADREVRGKVWDREGNRGTELKDKTVGIFGYGFMGSSFAEKLRGFGCRIIAHDKYKTGFSAAYVKEVSLETLQQETDILSIHVPLTPETDNLFDVPFLKQFPKLRILLNSARGGIMTNETVLSLLEEGLLQGVGLDVLENEKLNRLSEKQQQEFDQLAASDRVILTPHVAGWSHESYVRINEVMIGKLEKLGLL; encoded by the coding sequence ATGACAAAAAGAGTACTGATCATTGACAGGATGCACGAATCCATCCTCGAGATGTTACAAAACAAAGGGGCAGAAGCCGATTATCAGCCTGAGATCAAGCGGGAGAAAATTCTGGAACGTGTCAAAGGGGCGTACGGGCTTGTGGTCAGGAGCAAAACAGCTATTGACCGAGAGCTGATCGATGCAGCAGATAGTTTGCGTTTTGTGGCCAGAGCCGGAGCAGGTCTGGAAAAGATGGATACCGACTATCTGGAGGAAAAGGAAATTGCCTGGGTCAATGCCCCGGAGGGAAATCGTGATGCACTGGGTGAACATAATGTAGGCGTGCTACTTGCACTACTACACCGCCTGCATTTAGCTGATCGGGAAGTACGTGGCAAAGTCTGGGACCGGGAAGGCAATCGCGGGACTGAGCTCAAGGATAAAACCGTAGGTATTTTCGGGTACGGCTTCATGGGAAGTTCATTTGCGGAGAAATTGCGAGGCTTTGGATGTCGGATTATCGCACATGATAAGTATAAAACCGGATTCAGTGCAGCTTATGTAAAAGAGGTATCTCTGGAAACTTTGCAGCAGGAAACGGATATTCTAAGTATCCATGTGCCATTGACCCCTGAAACGGACAATCTCTTTGATGTGCCTTTCCTGAAACAGTTTCCGAAGCTTCGCATTTTGTTGAATTCTGCGCGAGGAGGTATCATGACCAATGAGACGGTATTGAGTTTATTGGAAGAGGGTCTATTACAAGGTGTTGGGCTTGATGTGCTGGAAAATGAAAAGCTAAATCGCCTCAGCGAAAAGCAACAACAAGAATTTGATCAGCTGGCTGCTTCAGATCGGGTAATTTTGACGCCACATGTAGCTGGATGGAGCCATGAATCGTACGTTCGCATCAATGAAGTGATGATTGGAAAGCTGGAAAAACTGGGATTGCTTTAA